From a single Chlamydia muridarum str. Nigg genomic region:
- a CDS encoding glutamyl-tRNA reductase has product MVREGEEHIDEEFSLGVIGVSYRETALQQREQVLQFLQQAQLSFYPKFPQEEGRSVLLSTCHRVELYGMATEAIFSTLEKEIREMGAIPYFYRNQDCFSHLFCVVGGMDSLVLGETEIQGQVKRAYLQAIEEQKLAFALHFLFQKALKEGKVFRTKRSSPSTEITIPAFVQHELQKQKMARSASLLFMGYSEINRSVAYYLQKQGFSRITFCSRQPLSLRSMDQVLREEVCFQDPYHVIFLGSSELRHAFPRSLWEGVWDFPGRLVFDFAVPRALPVQPACRDRYIDMEQISDWLRQHQKEVFPLQLDSLREVGYRYWESLNRRLARRRYASV; this is encoded by the coding sequence ATGGTTAGGGAAGGGGAAGAGCACATAGACGAGGAGTTTTCGTTGGGTGTTATCGGCGTAAGTTATCGCGAGACTGCGTTGCAGCAGCGAGAACAAGTCCTCCAATTCTTACAACAAGCTCAGCTTTCTTTTTATCCAAAATTTCCCCAGGAAGAAGGGCGTAGCGTTTTGTTATCTACTTGTCATCGTGTGGAGCTATACGGCATGGCTACCGAGGCGATCTTTTCTACTTTGGAGAAAGAAATTCGGGAAATGGGAGCTATCCCCTACTTTTATCGGAATCAGGATTGTTTTTCACATTTGTTTTGTGTAGTAGGAGGTATGGATAGCTTAGTCCTTGGAGAGACTGAAATTCAAGGGCAGGTGAAGCGAGCCTATTTACAAGCTATTGAAGAGCAAAAGCTTGCATTTGCTCTTCATTTTCTCTTTCAAAAAGCACTGAAAGAGGGGAAAGTTTTCCGAACAAAAAGAAGCTCGCCTTCTACAGAAATTACCATTCCAGCTTTTGTACAGCACGAGTTGCAGAAACAAAAGATGGCAAGGAGCGCATCTTTGCTGTTTATGGGATATTCTGAAATCAATCGTTCTGTAGCCTATTATCTACAAAAGCAAGGGTTCTCTCGCATTACATTTTGTTCTCGTCAGCCACTTTCGCTTCGATCTATGGATCAAGTATTGCGAGAAGAGGTGTGTTTTCAAGATCCTTATCATGTGATATTTTTGGGTTCTTCTGAACTGCGGCATGCTTTTCCTAGATCGCTCTGGGAAGGTGTGTGGGATTTTCCTGGACGGCTGGTTTTTGATTTTGCAGTTCCTCGTGCTCTCCCTGTACAGCCAGCTTGCCGTGATCGTTATATCGATATGGAACAGATTAGCGATTGGTTGAGACAGCATCAAAAAGAAGTCTTCCCATTGCAACTCGATAGTTTGAGAGAGGTGGGTTATCGTTATTGGGAATCTTTGAATAGAAGGCTTGCACGGCGTCGTTATGCAAGCGTGTGA
- a CDS encoding DNA gyrase subunit A: MSNISDLFKTHFTQYASYVILERAIPHVLDGLKPVQRRLLWTLFRMDDGKMHKVANIAGRTMALHPHGDAPIVEALVVLANKGFLIETQGNFGNPLTGDPHAAARYIEARLSPLAKEVLFNTDLMTFHDSYDGREQEPDILAAKIPLLLLHGVDGIAVGMTTKIFPHNFCDLLKAQIAILNDQPFSLFPDFASGGSMDASDYQDGLGSIVLRATIDIVNDKTLLIKEICPSTTTETLIRSIENAAKRGIIKIDSIQDFSTDLPHIEIKLPKGVHAKDLLQPLYAHTECQVVLTSRPTAIYQGKPWETSVSEILRLQTETLQSYLKKELLILEDSLTREHYHKTLEYLFIKHKLYDTVRAMLSKRKTSPSASVIHNAVTDALAPFLGTLPTPDKQATTQLASLTIKKILCFDENAYEKELLSLEKKRCNVQKDLGQLKKYTILYIKKLLDAYKHLGHRKTKIEKFEDALLGKSIHKKAKEASTIDQEESLV; the protein is encoded by the coding sequence ATGAGCAATATCTCGGATCTATTTAAGACTCATTTCACACAATACGCGTCTTATGTCATCTTAGAGCGCGCAATCCCCCATGTTTTAGATGGACTCAAGCCTGTTCAAAGACGACTCCTTTGGACCTTATTCCGTATGGATGATGGTAAAATGCACAAAGTTGCCAACATTGCGGGACGAACGATGGCATTACATCCTCATGGCGATGCGCCTATTGTGGAAGCTCTTGTTGTTTTAGCAAACAAAGGTTTCCTCATAGAAACACAAGGTAATTTTGGCAATCCCCTAACAGGCGATCCACATGCTGCTGCTCGTTATATAGAAGCACGATTAAGTCCATTAGCCAAAGAGGTGCTTTTTAACACAGATCTCATGACATTTCATGATTCGTATGATGGAAGAGAGCAAGAACCAGACATTTTAGCTGCAAAAATTCCTCTATTACTTCTTCATGGAGTGGATGGAATTGCAGTAGGTATGACTACAAAAATTTTCCCTCATAATTTTTGTGATTTGCTGAAAGCTCAAATAGCCATACTCAATGACCAACCTTTTTCTCTTTTCCCGGATTTTGCTTCTGGGGGTTCGATGGATGCCTCGGACTATCAAGACGGATTAGGATCTATCGTTCTTCGCGCAACTATAGATATTGTTAACGACAAAACCCTGTTAATCAAAGAGATCTGCCCATCCACAACTACAGAAACTCTTATTCGCTCTATTGAAAACGCAGCTAAACGTGGAATTATTAAGATCGATTCTATCCAAGATTTTTCGACAGATCTTCCACATATAGAGATTAAACTCCCTAAAGGGGTCCATGCTAAAGATCTATTGCAACCCCTATACGCTCACACAGAATGTCAGGTCGTTTTAACCTCTCGTCCAACAGCAATCTACCAAGGAAAACCCTGGGAAACTTCTGTAAGCGAAATCCTCCGCTTACAAACAGAAACTCTCCAAAGCTACCTAAAAAAAGAATTACTTATTTTAGAAGATTCGTTAACTCGCGAGCATTACCACAAAACTCTTGAATACCTATTCATCAAACACAAGCTTTATGACACTGTGCGCGCCATGCTTTCTAAGAGAAAAACTTCTCCCTCAGCAAGCGTTATTCACAATGCAGTCACAGATGCTTTAGCTCCGTTCTTAGGAACACTCCCTACACCTGATAAACAAGCAACTACACAACTTGCTTCTTTAACAATCAAAAAAATCCTATGTTTTGATGAAAATGCTTATGAAAAAGAGCTTCTATCCTTAGAGAAAAAGCGCTGTAACGTGCAAAAAGATCTTGGACAATTGAAAAAATATACGATTCTGTACATCAAAAAACTGCTCGATGCTTACAAGCATCTCGGACATCGAAAGACAAAAATTGAAAAATTCGAAGACGCGCTTTTAGGAAAATCCATCCATAAAAAAGCAAAAGAAGCATCCACCATCGACCAAGAAGAATCTCTGGTCTAA
- the recD gene encoding exodeoxyribonuclease V subunit alpha, whose amino-acid sequence MNETLHVQNILQSLLAQHILLPFDLVFAQKHLAQTSSSNREAEAFLVVASALLRCGYPYFTIHKATISPTLPGISNRLLFQWFQALPSDVKATLFEVCDDKIYLRSLFLLREKVFQKLHTLAEAVPRTSLIFENVSQLSEEQNAVLGNVLNSCFSLVCGGPGTGKTFLAVQMIRLILSQIPSAQIVVASPTGKAAAHLHSVLSSQEIIGASVEVVTIHKFLKDVNNGRSPVDLLLIDEGSMVTMNLLHGLIKTIRGEIREGKLFADRMVIFGDVNQLPPIGIGVGNPFHELVSEFTQQAFFLSTSHRAKHKELQELAKSVLHKQPIPFQPLPSRKEAIRRLSDAFVQTAKAGISLCALTPMRQGPWGFLQLNRLLFNEMQEKHPQAPVPIIVTERYETWGLTNGDTGILDPLTQQLHFMNGEILRKEDFPYYSYNYVMSVHKSQGSEYDRVIVILPKGSEVFDSAILYTAITRTKQCVEIWADKETLDMVISKKGRY is encoded by the coding sequence GTGAATGAAACTTTACACGTACAAAATATTCTCCAATCTCTATTAGCTCAACACATTCTCCTTCCTTTTGATCTAGTTTTCGCTCAGAAGCACTTGGCTCAGACATCTTCTTCCAATCGAGAGGCCGAGGCTTTTTTAGTTGTAGCGTCAGCACTGTTGCGTTGCGGCTATCCTTATTTTACTATCCATAAAGCAACAATAAGCCCTACGCTTCCAGGAATTTCAAATAGGCTATTATTCCAATGGTTCCAGGCATTGCCTTCTGATGTGAAAGCGACACTTTTTGAAGTGTGTGATGATAAAATTTATCTACGCTCATTGTTTCTTTTGAGAGAAAAAGTCTTTCAAAAACTGCATACACTAGCAGAAGCGGTTCCAAGAACTTCTTTAATTTTTGAAAATGTTTCTCAGCTGTCGGAAGAACAGAACGCAGTGTTAGGAAATGTATTAAATTCTTGTTTTTCTCTTGTTTGCGGTGGACCTGGAACAGGAAAAACATTTTTAGCTGTGCAGATGATTCGATTGATACTTTCACAAATCCCTTCAGCACAGATTGTGGTGGCATCCCCAACAGGGAAAGCAGCGGCTCATTTGCACAGTGTATTATCTTCTCAGGAGATTATAGGCGCTTCCGTAGAAGTAGTTACCATTCATAAATTTTTGAAAGATGTGAATAACGGACGTTCCCCAGTAGACTTACTTCTAATAGATGAAGGATCTATGGTTACTATGAATCTTCTACATGGACTGATAAAAACTATACGGGGGGAGATTCGAGAAGGGAAGTTATTTGCTGATAGAATGGTCATTTTTGGAGATGTGAATCAGCTTCCTCCTATAGGCATTGGAGTTGGGAATCCTTTTCATGAATTGGTATCGGAATTTACTCAACAGGCATTCTTCTTATCTACTAGTCATCGAGCTAAGCACAAGGAGTTGCAGGAGTTGGCAAAATCCGTTCTTCATAAACAGCCTATTCCATTTCAGCCATTACCTTCCCGCAAGGAGGCTATCCGCAGGTTATCTGATGCTTTTGTACAAACTGCTAAAGCAGGAATATCCTTGTGTGCCTTGACTCCAATGCGGCAGGGGCCTTGGGGGTTTTTACAGTTGAACCGGCTATTGTTTAATGAGATGCAAGAGAAGCATCCTCAGGCTCCTGTTCCTATTATAGTGACAGAAAGATATGAAACCTGGGGACTAACAAACGGAGATACTGGAATTTTAGATCCTTTAACGCAACAGCTGCATTTCATGAATGGAGAGATTCTGCGTAAGGAAGATTTCCCTTATTATTCCTACAATTATGTCATGTCGGTGCATAAAAGCCAGGGTAGCGAATACGATCGTGTGATTGTTATTCTTCCGAAAGGAAGCGAAGTTTTTGATTCTGCTATTCTTTATACTGCTATCACGAGGACGAAGCAATGTGTGGAGATTTGGGCGGATAAAGAGACTTTAGATATGGTGATTTCGAAAAAAGGTCGTTACTAA
- the kdsA gene encoding 3-deoxy-8-phosphooctulonate synthase produces the protein MFPNNKMLLIAGPCVIEDNSVFETARRLKEIVAPYSSSVHWIFKSSYDKANRSSLQNYRGPGLKLGLQTLAKIKETFDVEILTDVHSPDEAREAAKVCDIIQVPAFLCRQTDLLVTAGETQAIVNIKKGQFLSPWEMQGPIDKVLSTGNNKIILTERGCSFGYNNLVSDMRSIEVLRRFGFPVIFDGTHSIQLPGALQSQSGGQTEFIPVLTRSAIAAGVHGLFIETHPNPASALSDAASMLSLKDLERLLPSWVQLFTYIQEMDTVSI, from the coding sequence ATGTTCCCAAACAACAAAATGCTCTTGATAGCTGGACCTTGTGTGATTGAGGACAATTCTGTTTTTGAAACCGCACGAAGATTAAAAGAAATTGTTGCTCCCTATTCTTCTTCTGTTCATTGGATCTTTAAAAGCAGTTATGACAAAGCGAACCGCTCGTCTTTGCAAAATTATCGCGGTCCTGGGTTGAAATTAGGGTTACAAACATTAGCTAAAATTAAAGAAACTTTCGATGTGGAGATTTTAACAGATGTGCATTCTCCTGACGAGGCTCGAGAGGCTGCTAAAGTCTGTGATATTATTCAAGTTCCGGCTTTTTTGTGCCGCCAAACAGATCTCCTTGTTACCGCAGGAGAAACTCAAGCTATCGTGAATATTAAAAAGGGACAATTTCTTTCTCCTTGGGAAATGCAAGGACCTATTGATAAAGTCCTCTCTACCGGGAATAACAAAATTATCTTAACCGAAAGAGGGTGCTCTTTCGGTTACAATAATCTTGTGTCCGATATGCGCTCTATCGAAGTTCTCCGGCGCTTTGGTTTTCCTGTTATTTTTGACGGCACACATTCCATACAACTACCAGGGGCTTTACAAAGTCAAAGTGGTGGACAAACCGAGTTTATTCCTGTCCTAACGCGTTCTGCTATAGCCGCAGGCGTACATGGATTGTTTATAGAAACACATCCTAATCCTGCTTCCGCTCTAAGTGATGCCGCTTCTATGCTCTCTTTGAAAGATCTAGAACGATTATTACCATCTTGGGTACAACTGTTCACATACATTCAAGAGATGGACACCGTTTCTATATGA
- a CDS encoding KH domain-containing protein — protein sequence MKEFLAYIVKNLVDRPEEVHLKEVQGTNTIIYELTVAKGDIGKIIGKEGRTIKAIRTLLVSVASRDNVKVSLEIMEER from the coding sequence ATGAAAGAGTTTTTAGCGTACATTGTAAAAAATCTTGTTGATAGGCCGGAGGAAGTGCATCTAAAAGAGGTGCAGGGAACGAACACGATTATCTACGAATTGACTGTTGCTAAGGGAGATATCGGTAAAATCATCGGGAAGGAAGGACGAACGATCAAAGCAATTCGTACCTTGCTTGTCTCCGTAGCAAGCCGAGATAATGTGAAGGTCAGTCTAGAAATTATGGAAGAGCGATAA
- a CDS encoding DUF1347 family protein, which translates to MVRVFLLVGFLLSCFSAGSKLYLFFSSWETTPEQYDGKHQAVARLREKSTLSEGLPIEQEQMYLLCCQGFTLQTQRKFKESEEIFSRIYKKKTSSPFFLKRELLEGRIINAYFLDNIPLMAGYIAELEQEAGSEAHICLFKALHAYREKKYNVAIDELSHWFEHIEKTKPLCLDTNIYELFPSYVLEDIAAESLIGSGRYVEGRIVLNRIFHKIMSREYAWSVDMYNRLVLMLGQSYLLELKEGVRSDLLPEYYKTMVFYQKQMRGFDAVAYRTFFPENALIPTIMQHIFVVPETMLPLFMDALFLWENSYVNPNYSLVLEGIKKEVLQGSPDLLKICQAIADSKIQKLKEEAIEDFSKELVFWVAQGNTVRANQYLALLKILDPRASWGHKLLLSEQDFVKIVCEDDEHFSRLKDYLILWEEQDVADVDRQQLVHYLLFSAENLWRIGKEEACVRLLKEIIAFSHYDKVCQNQVLRIVKRFYTQALSMRTFPHLILIEDFLDDVGLTTALVSDAEIANCLADAQYLFSTKDYRLCIIYSSWLARVSPSTEVLRLLGLSLAGQKEYQEAWEILQKLPLGKDTCDSQVQKALLLCHKYITRQQKNTFFRE; encoded by the coding sequence AAATGTATTTACTCTGTTGCCAAGGGTTTACTTTACAAACACAAAGAAAATTTAAGGAATCGGAAGAAATTTTCTCTCGTATTTACAAAAAGAAAACCTCTTCACCCTTTTTTTTAAAGCGAGAGCTATTAGAGGGGCGTATCATTAACGCCTATTTTTTGGATAACATTCCATTAATGGCAGGCTATATTGCGGAGTTAGAACAAGAAGCTGGATCGGAAGCACATATTTGTTTGTTCAAAGCTTTACATGCCTATCGTGAAAAAAAATATAACGTAGCAATTGATGAGCTTTCTCACTGGTTTGAACACATAGAAAAGACCAAGCCTTTGTGTTTGGATACGAATATCTATGAGTTATTCCCTTCCTATGTTCTGGAGGATATTGCAGCAGAAAGTCTGATTGGTTCCGGTCGGTATGTAGAAGGGCGGATTGTTCTTAACAGAATTTTCCACAAGATCATGTCTCGGGAATATGCTTGGTCTGTAGATATGTACAACCGGTTAGTACTGATGTTGGGTCAGAGCTACCTTCTGGAGTTGAAAGAAGGTGTGCGTAGCGATTTGTTACCTGAATATTATAAAACCATGGTTTTCTATCAGAAGCAGATGCGGGGATTTGATGCTGTAGCATACAGGACATTTTTCCCGGAAAACGCTTTAATCCCTACAATTATGCAACATATTTTTGTTGTTCCGGAAACGATGTTGCCTCTTTTTATGGATGCGTTATTTCTTTGGGAGAATAGTTATGTAAATCCGAATTATTCCTTAGTATTGGAGGGGATAAAAAAAGAAGTCTTACAAGGCTCCCCGGATCTTCTAAAAATATGTCAGGCAATCGCCGACTCAAAAATTCAAAAATTAAAAGAGGAAGCCATAGAGGATTTCAGTAAGGAACTCGTTTTTTGGGTTGCTCAAGGAAACACGGTGCGGGCTAATCAATATTTAGCTTTGTTAAAAATTTTAGATCCTAGGGCTTCTTGGGGACATAAGTTACTACTTTCTGAGCAAGATTTTGTAAAAATAGTTTGCGAAGATGACGAACATTTTTCACGACTGAAAGACTATCTTATTTTATGGGAAGAGCAAGATGTTGCCGATGTAGATCGGCAACAGTTAGTGCACTATCTCTTGTTTAGCGCAGAGAATTTATGGAGAATTGGCAAGGAAGAAGCCTGTGTGCGTTTATTAAAAGAAATTATAGCGTTCTCTCATTATGACAAGGTTTGTCAAAATCAAGTGTTGCGAATTGTTAAGCGTTTTTATACGCAGGCTTTATCTATGCGGACTTTTCCACACTTAATATTAATAGAAGATTTTTTAGATGATGTGGGGTTGACGACGGCATTAGTTAGTGATGCTGAGATAGCAAATTGTTTAGCAGATGCGCAGTATCTGTTTTCTACGAAAGATTATCGTCTTTGTATTATATATAGTTCTTGGTTAGCACGAGTATCTCCTTCTACAGAAGTTTTACGATTGCTTGGGTTGAGCCTAGCAGGACAAAAAGAATATCAAGAGGCATGGGAAATTTTACAAAAGCTTCCTTTAGGTAAGGATACTTGTGATTCCCAAGTGCAGAAGGCTTTGCTTTTGTGCCATAAATATATAACACGACAACAAAAAAATACTTTCTTCCGTGAATGA
- a CDS encoding DUF1137 domain-containing protein → MTKFLFHGIWCTVVLVLCACITALAVVKMGNFTNPTLVHQDPSTPPPPFLKIKKLGVRKRIISPEKQFFYCTIDKSCMELHISNTSLHCRELLSHLTGSLQTETAERAMFFRGTGGLLNYKDYSLSVYNCCFSINSPDSITETGKGIAEGGMKVLSLSLLKD, encoded by the coding sequence ATGACAAAGTTTCTTTTTCACGGCATTTGGTGTACAGTCGTCCTAGTATTATGTGCTTGTATAACAGCGTTAGCTGTTGTCAAAATGGGAAATTTCACGAATCCCACACTCGTACACCAAGACCCTTCAACTCCTCCTCCTCCGTTCTTAAAAATAAAAAAACTAGGAGTCCGAAAACGCATTATTTCCCCAGAAAAGCAATTCTTTTACTGCACGATAGATAAATCTTGCATGGAACTTCATATTTCCAATACAAGTTTGCATTGTCGAGAGCTTTTATCGCATTTAACAGGAAGTCTGCAGACTGAAACCGCAGAGCGGGCTATGTTTTTTCGAGGAACAGGGGGTCTGCTTAATTACAAAGATTATTCTTTGAGCGTGTATAATTGTTGTTTTTCCATTAATAGCCCAGATTCCATAACTGAAACCGGTAAGGGGATTGCTGAAGGCGGAATGAAAGTCCTCTCTCTCTCTTTACTTAAAGACTAA
- a CDS encoding RluA family pseudouridine synthase: MKIFPPTDSFVVDERLIGRLDKGLVLHNNAYSRAFYQQQIDLGRVRVNGRVQTRASYLLSQGDLVDLELVEEETPSSLTPENIPLDKVYEDNMILVINKPRNMVVHPAPGHVQGTVVHALLHEIGERLKQEFPEEPWRPGIVHRLDKDTSGLLITVKTRRAKAVYSELFSSKQMKKMYIAICINSPAQKHIHTRIARHPVKRKEMTVLSKDTEGGKEAITHCHVLASNGRLSVVALYPETGRTHQLRVHMKHLGTPILGDPVYGVPSINFRYGLDKQQLHAYSLVFTHPESAERVELVTKLPDDMTSLIEKEFREGVSIVGGSCDWFKIIR; the protein is encoded by the coding sequence CTGAAAATCTTTCCCCCAACTGATTCTTTTGTTGTTGATGAGAGGTTAATAGGCCGCTTAGATAAGGGGTTGGTCCTGCATAATAATGCGTATTCTCGAGCTTTTTATCAGCAACAGATAGACCTCGGTCGTGTCCGAGTAAATGGGCGAGTACAAACGCGCGCTTCGTATCTTTTATCTCAGGGAGATTTGGTCGATTTAGAATTGGTGGAAGAAGAGACCCCCTCTTCTTTAACCCCGGAGAATATTCCTTTGGATAAGGTGTATGAAGACAATATGATCTTGGTTATCAATAAACCAAGAAATATGGTGGTGCATCCAGCTCCAGGGCATGTACAAGGAACCGTAGTGCATGCTCTACTTCATGAAATAGGAGAGCGCTTAAAACAAGAGTTCCCCGAGGAGCCCTGGCGTCCAGGAATCGTACATCGTTTAGATAAAGACACTTCTGGGCTTTTGATTACTGTAAAAACACGGCGGGCTAAAGCTGTATATAGTGAGCTTTTTTCCTCTAAGCAGATGAAAAAGATGTATATTGCTATTTGTATCAACTCTCCGGCACAAAAGCATATCCATACACGAATTGCGCGTCATCCCGTAAAACGAAAGGAAATGACTGTGCTTTCTAAAGACACTGAAGGAGGGAAGGAAGCGATCACGCATTGTCATGTTCTTGCTTCCAATGGACGATTAAGTGTAGTTGCTTTATATCCTGAAACAGGTAGGACTCATCAGCTTCGTGTGCACATGAAGCACCTCGGAACTCCCATTCTTGGAGATCCTGTTTATGGTGTTCCCTCCATAAACTTTCGTTATGGTCTTGACAAACAACAATTGCATGCCTATAGCTTGGTTTTTACTCATCCGGAGAGTGCGGAGCGAGTGGAGCTAGTGACAAAGCTGCCCGACGACATGACTTCCTTAATAGAAAAGGAATTTAGAGAAGGTGTCTCTATAGTAGGTGGTTCGTGTGATTGGTTTAAAATCATTAGGTAG
- a CDS encoding DNA topoisomerase IV subunit B gives MRKKTAYSEASIISLASLDHIRLRAGMYIGRLGDGSQSEDGVYTLFKEVVDNAIDEFVMGHGHTIFITGDSQKLSIRDEGRGIPLGKVIDCVSKINTGAKYNQDVFHFSVGLNGVGLKAVNALSQHFSVRSVRNKKFLKASFSKGILLHTEQGDTQDADGTEISFSPDKELFENFSFHDEFLKKKIRQYTYLHPGLTILYNGETFVSKLGLADLFEEEIQTPLLYPPIAFQHPDLSFLFSHTETSSEQYFSFVNGQETTDGGTHLIAFKEGVVKGINEFFKKNFSAQDIRDGIAGCIAIKIASPIFESQTKNKLGNTNIRADLAKRVKEAVILTLKKHPSSADRIQEKIKLNEKTRKNAQFLKQELKDKQKKLHYKIPKLRDCKFHLTDNSLYGNNSSIFITEGESASASILASRNPLTQAVFSLRGKPMNVFSSKEETIYKNDELFYLATALGLHKNSLQNLRYNHIILATDADVDGMHIRNLMITFFLKTFLPVVEQNHLFILETPLFKVRYKDETFYCYSEEEKLSTIERLGKKESSLEITRFKGLGEISPKEFKSFIGPDMRLTPVSPPNADTLDALLQFYMGKNTKERKHFIIENLVTNL, from the coding sequence ATGCGAAAAAAAACTGCGTACTCAGAAGCCTCCATCATTTCTTTAGCTTCTCTAGATCATATTCGCCTCCGTGCAGGAATGTACATTGGAAGACTTGGAGATGGTTCTCAATCCGAAGATGGTGTGTACACTTTATTCAAGGAAGTGGTCGACAATGCTATTGATGAATTTGTCATGGGACATGGGCATACTATTTTTATAACTGGAGACTCACAAAAACTTTCCATTCGAGATGAAGGCCGAGGGATCCCTTTAGGTAAGGTTATTGACTGCGTCTCCAAAATTAACACTGGGGCAAAGTATAACCAAGATGTTTTCCATTTTTCTGTTGGACTAAATGGTGTAGGGCTTAAAGCGGTTAACGCATTATCACAACACTTTTCTGTCCGTTCTGTGCGGAACAAAAAATTTCTCAAAGCATCTTTTTCTAAAGGCATCCTTTTGCATACCGAACAAGGAGACACTCAAGATGCTGATGGCACAGAAATTTCCTTTTCTCCTGATAAAGAATTATTCGAAAATTTCTCATTCCATGATGAATTTTTAAAAAAGAAAATACGTCAATATACCTATCTCCATCCAGGTCTCACAATTCTTTATAATGGAGAAACCTTTGTCTCTAAGCTTGGGTTAGCAGATCTTTTCGAAGAGGAAATTCAAACACCCCTTCTTTATCCTCCTATTGCTTTCCAACATCCTGATCTCTCCTTTCTTTTTTCCCACACAGAAACCTCTTCAGAGCAATACTTTTCCTTTGTAAATGGCCAAGAAACCACTGATGGAGGAACCCATCTCATTGCTTTTAAGGAAGGAGTTGTTAAGGGCATTAATGAATTTTTCAAGAAAAATTTCTCTGCTCAAGATATCCGTGACGGCATTGCTGGGTGCATTGCCATTAAAATTGCTTCCCCCATTTTTGAATCACAGACCAAAAATAAACTTGGGAACACTAACATTCGTGCAGATCTAGCTAAACGTGTGAAAGAAGCGGTGATCCTTACATTAAAAAAGCACCCGTCAAGCGCGGATCGCATTCAAGAAAAAATCAAACTCAATGAGAAAACTCGGAAAAATGCTCAGTTTCTAAAACAAGAGCTAAAAGACAAACAGAAGAAGCTCCATTATAAAATCCCGAAACTCAGGGATTGCAAATTCCATCTCACTGACAACTCTTTATACGGCAACAATTCTTCTATTTTCATCACTGAAGGAGAATCTGCTTCTGCCTCTATTCTAGCTTCCCGTAATCCGCTCACACAAGCAGTCTTCTCTTTACGAGGGAAACCCATGAATGTCTTTTCTTCAAAAGAAGAGACTATTTATAAAAATGATGAACTTTTTTACCTTGCCACAGCTCTGGGGCTCCATAAGAATTCTCTACAGAATCTCCGCTATAATCACATTATCTTAGCTACAGATGCCGATGTTGATGGCATGCACATTCGTAATTTGATGATTACTTTTTTCCTAAAAACTTTCCTGCCTGTAGTCGAACAAAATCATCTATTCATCTTAGAAACACCGCTTTTTAAAGTCCGCTACAAGGATGAAACGTTTTATTGCTATTCAGAAGAAGAAAAACTCTCTACCATAGAACGGCTGGGGAAAAAAGAATCTTCGCTTGAAATCACTCGATTTAAAGGTCTTGGTGAAATTTCTCCTAAAGAATTTAAATCTTTCATCGGACCCGACATGCGCTTAACTCCAGTCTCTCCCCCCAATGCAGATACTCTAGATGCACTTCTACAGTTCTACATGGGGAAAAATACGAAAGAGCGGAAGCACTTTATTATTGAGAATCTAGTTACTAACCTATAG
- the lptB gene encoding LPS export ABC transporter ATP-binding protein — MSVLSVCNLIKRYNKKPVTNDVSFQVNAGEIVGLLGPNGAGKTTAFYQTVGLIRPDSGKILFKNTDITKKPMDYRARLGIGYLAQEPTIFKELTVKENLICVLEIIYKTRKEQTHLLNALIDDLQLTTSLHKKAGSLSGGERRRLEIACVLALNPSVLLLDEPFANVDPLVIQNVKYLIKILASRGIGILITDHNAKELLSIADRCYLIIDGKIFFEGSSAQMIANPMVRQHYLGDSFS, encoded by the coding sequence ATGTCAGTACTGTCCGTTTGCAACCTAATCAAAAGATACAATAAAAAACCGGTTACTAACGATGTGTCCTTCCAAGTGAATGCAGGAGAAATCGTTGGGTTATTAGGTCCTAACGGAGCAGGGAAAACAACAGCTTTTTATCAAACTGTAGGGTTAATCCGTCCAGATTCTGGTAAAATTTTATTCAAAAACACAGACATTACTAAGAAGCCCATGGACTATCGAGCACGTCTCGGTATTGGCTACCTAGCGCAAGAGCCCACTATTTTTAAAGAGCTTACTGTTAAAGAAAACCTGATCTGTGTTCTTGAAATTATCTACAAAACACGAAAAGAGCAGACCCATCTACTAAACGCCCTAATAGATGATTTGCAATTGACCACTAGCTTACATAAAAAAGCAGGTTCTTTGTCCGGAGGAGAACGTCGCCGACTGGAAATTGCTTGCGTTCTCGCTTTAAATCCTAGTGTTCTTTTACTGGACGAGCCCTTTGCTAATGTGGATCCCCTTGTGATTCAAAATGTCAAATACCTGATTAAAATTTTAGCAAGCCGAGGCATTGGCATTTTAATCACTGACCATAATGCTAAAGAACTTTTATCCATTGCTGATCGTTGCTACCTGATCATTGATGGCAAAATCTTCTTCGAAGGATCTTCCGCACAAATGATCGCAAATCCTATGGTAAGACAGCACTACTTAGGGGACTCTTTCTCTTAA